The Alkalihalobacillus sp. LMS6 genomic interval TGCTTTAACACGAGTATCCGAGTCAACGAACATTACAAACGCACCTGCTGTTCGCAATGCAAATGAAAAAATGAAATCAATCGGCCTTGGTGCGATGAATCTACATGGTTTTCTTGCAGAACAACATATTGCGTACGAAAGCCCTGAAGCACGTGATTTTGCCAATAGCTTCTTCATGGCAATGAACTATTATTCTATAAAACGTTCAGCAGAAATTGCCCGCGATCGTGGTGAAACGTATTACCGCTACGATGAGAGTACGTATGCAACTGGTGAATATTTCACCCAGTATGTGACGACTGATTTCACACCTGAATTTGATAAAGTTGCGGCATTATTTGAAGGTATGCACCTTCCAACAATGGAAGATTGGAAAGAACTACAAGCATTCGTAAGTGAGCACGGTCTTTATCATAGCTATCGCTTGGCCATTGCTCCAACTGGTTCTATCTCGTACGTTCAGTCAGCAACGGCTAGCGTCATGCCGATTATGGAACGAATTGAAGAGCGTACGTACGGAAATTCAAAAACGTATTATCCGATGCCTGGTTTAACGGCAAACAACTGGTTCTTCTTTAAAGAAGCATACGACATGGATATGTTCAACGTTGTGGATATGATTGGAACGATTCAGCAACATATCGACCAAGGAATTAGTTTTACGCTATTCTTAAAAGACACAATGACAACAAGAGATTTAAACCGCATTGATCTATACGCTCACCATAAAGGCGTCAAAACGATCTATTATGCGCGTACAAAAGACACGGGCCAAGATGACTGTCTCTCTTGCGTTGTCTAAGTTTAATCGTGCAACAAGATAAAAGGAGAGTTTTTAATGACACACGTTTATGACGCAGCCAACTGGTCGAAACACGAAGATGATTTTACACAAATGTTCTACAACCAAAACGTAAAACAATTTTGGCTTCCTGAAGAAGTCGCCTTAAATGGCGATCTTCTTACGTGGAAGTACTTGTCTGCTAATGAAAAAGATACGTATATGAAAGTATTAGCTGGACTAACCCTTTTAGATACAGAACAAGGAAACACCGGCATGCCGATCGTCGCAGAGCACGTTGAAGGACACCAGCGAAAAGCGGTTTTAAATTTCATGGCGATGATGGAAAATGCTGTGCACGCAAAATCTTACTCCAACATCTTTATTACACTTGCAACGAGCGAGCAGATCAACGATGTTTTTGAATGGGTAAAAGAAAATCCGCGCCTTCAGAAAAAAGCTGATATGGTTGTATCCCTTTACAAAGGCATTCAAAAAGGAGACGACATTTCATTATTTAAAGCGATGGTCGCGTCTGTTTATTTAGAAAGCTTCTTATTTTACAGTGGCTTCTACTACCCTCTTTATTTTTATGGACAAGGGAAGCTTATGCAGAGCGGAGAAATCATTAATTTGATTCTACGTGATGAAGCCATTCACGGTGTATATGTCGGCTTACTTGCTCAAGAAATTTACAACAAACAAACAACCGAAAAACAAGCTGAGCTAAGAGAATTTTCACTAGATCTGCTTAAAGATCTCTATAAAAATGAGCTTACCTATACAGAAGAATTATATGATCCGGTTGGTTTATCCCATGATGTGAAGAAATTTATTCGTTATAATGCCAATAAAGCACTCATGAATCTTGGGTTTGATCCGTATTTTGAAGATGAAGAGATTAATCCTATTGTATTAAATGGATTAAATACAAAAACAAAATCACATGATTTCTTCTCTATGAAAGGGAACGGCTATAAAAAAGCGACCGTTGAACCTTTAAGAGATGATGATTTCTTTTTTGCAGAAAAATAAAAGTAGCGAACGAATACTCAAGAAAGAAGTGCGACAGGTGGTACTTGTAAAAGCCCCCCTCGTTCGCACTTTTTTACTGCTATACCCTATAGCTACACCTCTTTTTTGCTTGCGTCTGTACAAGCCCTATACGATAATAGAGAGGTTAAGCGTTTTGAACAAGGAGGTACGAAACATGGGCAAAATGGATGAAATGATTGTTGTAGCACCAAGAAAACACGTTTTTCATGATGAATCACTCACCTTTCAAGGTGTTGTAAGCAATCACGAGCGCGTTGCAACGATCATGAATCGTATTAATCGCCATTTTAGTGAGATGAGACGAGGCAATGCAGAAGAAGATGAGACCTATAAACAACCTATTCCTTACGTGGTAATCCGTAAAGGGAATGACATTTACGCATATGAACGATTAAAGGGCGGCGGCGAATCCAGATTACATCAGAAGCTATCAATTGGTTTTGGCGGACATATGAACGCAACCTCTTCTTCTGACTTTAAAGAGATGCTCGAGACCAACACGGAGCGAGAACTTCATGAAGAATTAAACTTTGATCCTTCCTTTATTAAAGGCACGAAAACAATCGGCCTCATTAACGACGATGAAAACGATGTCGGTCGTGTTCATATTGGCATCTTGTCGGTTTTAGATTTAGCTGAGGAAGCAACGGTAACGGTAAAAGAAACAAACCAACTTTCTGGAATGTGGTTGTCTGTTCACCAATTGAGTGAAACAGAAACGTTTGAACGCTTAGAAACATGGTCGCAATTCGTTATTGATATTTTAAAAAAAGCTTCATGATTGTACAATCATGAAGTCTTTTTCTATAGATACTAACCGTACAAAAGACGGATTCCTTGTCATGGGTAAATGGATTTGGTACATTCAAACAAACTAAGGGGGCATACACATGAAAACCGTGAAAGAATTGGAACAGGAGCTAGCTGAGTTAAAAAGCGATTTTGTTCGTCTACAGGGCGATGTAGAAAAAATTGAATCGACAGGCGGAAATGTGGCCAAGGCAATGGAGCAACTTGATTCCCTCGAAGCCGAAATTGCTAACGTGCGAGGTCAACTTCGCGAAGCACTAACAGAAAAGTAAATTCAACTACAATTAAGATGTAAGGAGCAAAGAGTTTTCACTCTTTGCTTTTTTTCATGCACTCGCCCCTTTATGCATACCTTTAATAGTATCAACGATTAACGATAGGAGGTTCCTATGCAAATTCACGTTATTCAACAAGGTGAATCCCTTTACGGTATTGCACAAGCTTACAATCTTGCGCCAGAGGAAATTATTAACGCTAATGAGTTAGATGCACCAAACGCGTTAGTCATTGAACAAACGTTGGTTATCCCCATTGAAGGTAGATATTACTTTGTTCAATCTGGTGATACCTTATCGATTCTTGCTGCACGCTACGGCGTATCGGTTGAGCAAATCATCCAAATTAACCAACTCAATCCCAATCAACCCCTTTTGCCCGGTCAAAGGCTTTACTTTCCGCCCGTACCAAAAGTCGAGATTGAAAGTAACGCTTATATCGAGCCAATCAACAATAATTTGACCGACGCCCTTATCGAAGAAGCTCGGAAGCATTCCTCTTCCCTGACTTATTTAGCCCCTTTTAGCTATCAAATTAATCGTGATGGAACACTCGGTGAGCTTACGCTTGGTCCGTTACCCGATATTGCAGCAGCAGACGGGGCATCGCTAATGATGGTCATAACCAATTTAGAAGAAGGGGCTTTTAGTGGAGAGCTCGGTCAAGCTGTTCTTGAAGATGAAGCACTTCAGGATGAGCTACTTCGTTCCATCATTGCTGAAGCAAATCGTGTCGGTCGGTTTTCCGATGTTCATTTTGATTTTGAATTTTTGCCGCCAACCATGCGCGAGCCGTACAATCAATTTTTACGAAAAGCTGTGGAACAACTCCATCCACAAGGACTTCTAGTTTCAACAGCGCTTGCTCCTAAAACGAGTGCCGAGCAGTCTGGTCAATGGTACGAAGCGCATGATTATCGCGCACATGGCGAGATTGTCGATTTTGTTGTGCTGATGACGTACGAGTGGGGCTATTCTGGAGGACCTCCCTTAGCCGTTTCACCGATTGGACCCGTTACCGATGTCGTTGAATATGCGTTATCTGAGATGCCTTCAGAGAAGATTATGCTCGGTCAAAATCTCTATGGCTATGATTGGACACTTCCATTTGAACCTGGCGGCGACTATGCAAGAGCGGTTAGCCCTCAACAAGCCATTACGCTAGCTAGAGAAAATAATGCCGCTATTCAATATGATGAAGAAGCGCAAGCACCCTTCTTTTTTTATATTGATGAGTCAGGCGCAACCCATGAAGTCTGGTTTGAAGATGCCCGATCCATTAACGCAAAGTTTTCCCTCATCCGAACTTATCAATTAAGGGGGATTAGTTATTGGAAACTCGGCTTAGCGTTTCCACAGAACTGGCTTTTGTTGAATGACCAATTTACCATTCGGAAGCGTGCTTAACTCCCCTTACAATAAAAAGGGGAGCTTTTTCGTTTCATTTCGCTTAAATCGGGAATCCAAAAAGAATAAAATATGAAGTAGGTGATTTGAATGAAAGACACTGCTGTCATTACTGGAGCTGCTTCTGGAATCGGCTTAGCAACAGCTCACTTGTTCATTAAGCATCATATCCCAGTGGCATTAATTGATATGGATGGAGAAGCGCTAGAAAAGCTGAAACAGCAATACCCCGAACACACGATTCAGATTTTTCAAGGTAACGTTGCGAATAAAGAGGAAATGAAGCGTATTTTCAAAGACCTTTCATCCTCTGTATCTACAATCTCGACCCTGTTTGCCAATGCCGGCATAAATGGAAAAGTCACGTCAATTGAAGCTTTTGATCCAGACGATTGGGATAAAACCATCCATACAAATTTGCGAGGTACATTTTTAACAGTTAAATATGCCATTCCCTTTATGAAGAAACATGGTGGAAGTATTGTGTTGACAAGTTCCGTAAACGGCACTAGAACGTTTTCAAATATTGGCATGTCTGCCTATAGCGCGTCAAAGGCCGGAATCGTCGCCTTTGGGAAGATGGCCGCACTAGAGCTGTCTCATTACCACATACGCGTTAATACAATTCTACCAGGAGCTATAAAGACAAACATTGACGAGCGCACTTATCGAGAGGACACTGAGCTC includes:
- the nrdF gene encoding class 1b ribonucleoside-diphosphate reductase subunit beta — encoded protein: MTHVYDAANWSKHEDDFTQMFYNQNVKQFWLPEEVALNGDLLTWKYLSANEKDTYMKVLAGLTLLDTEQGNTGMPIVAEHVEGHQRKAVLNFMAMMENAVHAKSYSNIFITLATSEQINDVFEWVKENPRLQKKADMVVSLYKGIQKGDDISLFKAMVASVYLESFLFYSGFYYPLYFYGQGKLMQSGEIINLILRDEAIHGVYVGLLAQEIYNKQTTEKQAELREFSLDLLKDLYKNELTYTEELYDPVGLSHDVKKFIRYNANKALMNLGFDPYFEDEEINPIVLNGLNTKTKSHDFFSMKGNGYKKATVEPLRDDDFFFAEK
- a CDS encoding SE1832 family protein — protein: MKTVKELEQELAELKSDFVRLQGDVEKIESTGGNVAKAMEQLDSLEAEIANVRGQLREALTEK
- a CDS encoding LysM peptidoglycan-binding domain-containing protein, which produces MQIHVIQQGESLYGIAQAYNLAPEEIINANELDAPNALVIEQTLVIPIEGRYYFVQSGDTLSILAARYGVSVEQIIQINQLNPNQPLLPGQRLYFPPVPKVEIESNAYIEPINNNLTDALIEEARKHSSSLTYLAPFSYQINRDGTLGELTLGPLPDIAAADGASLMMVITNLEEGAFSGELGQAVLEDEALQDELLRSIIAEANRVGRFSDVHFDFEFLPPTMREPYNQFLRKAVEQLHPQGLLVSTALAPKTSAEQSGQWYEAHDYRAHGEIVDFVVLMTYEWGYSGGPPLAVSPIGPVTDVVEYALSEMPSEKIMLGQNLYGYDWTLPFEPGGDYARAVSPQQAITLARENNAAIQYDEEAQAPFFFYIDESGATHEVWFEDARSINAKFSLIRTYQLRGISYWKLGLAFPQNWLLLNDQFTIRKRA
- a CDS encoding SDR family NAD(P)-dependent oxidoreductase; this translates as MKDTAVITGAASGIGLATAHLFIKHHIPVALIDMDGEALEKLKQQYPEHTIQIFQGNVANKEEMKRIFKDLSSSVSTISTLFANAGINGKVTSIEAFDPDDWDKTIHTNLRGTFLTVKYAIPFMKKHGGSIVLTSSVNGTRTFSNIGMSAYSASKAGIVAFGKMAALELSHYHIRVNTILPGAIKTNIDERTYREDTELESLSFHKKVDSFPTSAADPIEIAQTVYFLSTNEAKHISGTEIVIDAGQTLL